Proteins encoded in a region of the Lepidochelys kempii isolate rLepKem1 chromosome 22, rLepKem1.hap2, whole genome shotgun sequence genome:
- the CXCR5 gene encoding C-X-C chemokine receptor type 5 has translation MGPYSISMKSYDMNLLGEFSDYDNDNTTRSYEDYFCPDTVLSPAGDPTHPFKKIFVPLVYLLIFLLGTLGNALVLIILERYKRARTTTENFLFHLALANLVLVLTLPFGVAESLTGWIFGTFLCKVLSAVHKINFYCSSMLLGCISVDRYLAIVYAIHTYRKRRVRSIHLTCLAIWFISLVLTLPDLVLMEVWSDKSNHSVCNFQQVGIHGSNMWLATRFLYHIVGFFVPLLVMCYCYTAIVRTLCQSQRLQRQKAVRVAILVTGVFLLCWSPYHMVIFLDTLDKLETLPSDCALADQLATSIMVTEVIGFTHCCLNPILYAFVGVKFRNDFFRILRDLGCISQETLQEILDVTRKSSGIESDTITSVSTF, from the exons ATGGGGCCCTACAGCATCTCTATGAAGAGCTATGACATG AATTTGCTGGGGGAATTCAGTGACTATGACAATGACAACACCACAAGATCCTATGAGGACTACTTTTGTCCAGATACAGTCTTGTCTCCAGCTGGCGATCCCACACATCCTTTCAAGAAGATCTTTGTGCCCTTAGTCTACCTTCTGATATTTCTTCTGGGGACCTTGGGCAATGCCCTGGTGTTGATCATCCTGGAGCGCTACAAGCGTGCCCGCACTACCACCGAGAACTTCCTCTTTCATCTGGCCCTGGCCAATCTGGTGCTAGTGCTCACCTTGCCTTTTGGTGTGGCCGAGAGCTTGACTGGCTGGATCTTCGGCACTTTCCTCTGCAAAGTCCTCAGTGCTGTTCATAAGATCAACTTCTACTGCAGCAGCATGCTTCTAGGCTGCATCAGTGTGGATCGCTACCTGGCCATAGTGTATGCTATCCACACCTACAGGAAGCGCAGAGTCAGGTCCATCCATCTCACTTGCCTGGCCATTTGGTTCATCTCCCTGGTGCTGACCTTGCCCGATCTAGTGCTCATGGAGGTCTGGTCAGACAAGAGCAACCACAGTGTCTGCAATTTCCAGCAAGTTGGGATTCATGGCAGCAACATGTGGCTGGCAACCCGCTTCCTGTATCACATTGTGGGTTTCTTCGTGCCCCTGCTGGTCATGTGCTACTGCTATACAGCCATTGTGAGGACCCTGTGCCAGTCCCAGCGGCTGCAGAGGCAGAAGGCCGTGAGAGTAGCCATCCTGGTCACAGGGGTGTTCTTACTCTGTTGGAGCCCTTACCACATGGTCATCTTTTTGGACACGCTAGACAAGCTAGAAACCTTACCGAGCGATTGTGCCTTGGCGGACCAGCTGGCCACCAGCATCATGGTGACAGAGGTGATTGGCTTCACACACTGCTGTCTCAACCCCATCCTCTATGCCTTTGTCGGAGTCAAGTTCCGCAACGACTTCTTCCGGATTCTCCGTGACCTGGGCTGCATAAGCCAAGAGACCCTGCAGGAGATCCTTGATGTGACGAGGAAGAGCAGTGGGATTGAGTCGGACACCATCACTTCTGTCAGCACTTTCTAG